A region of the Longimicrobiaceae bacterium genome:
GGAGGAGGGCGCCCGTATCCGCGGGCAACTGCAGCAGCACGAGCCCGCTGTCCCGCGCCAGCTCCACGTAGTGCCAGTCGGGTGGAACCCAGGCCGGGTTCTCCTGCTTACTCACCACCCGCCGCACCCCCCGCGGCGTCGAAAAATCCCACACCTGGTCTTCGTGGTGCAGGCGGCTCCCCTTACCGATCGCGATGGGTGCGATCCGGAGCGTGTCGGTGCCATCCATCCAGAGCAGCAGGCGCTCGCGGAGGGAGATGAGGATGCGGGATCCGTCAGCCGCGTGCGCCTCCGCCCGCACCCGGGAGGAGAGGGTATCCTCCGGCTCCGGCGGCAATGATTCGTCGAAGAGCTTTACCTCTCCGAGCACCTCTCCCGGAAGAAGAGGCGGTGGGTCTGCGAGCTGCGCCGTGGCAGCCGCAGGAAGCGCAACCAGGAGCACGACGATGCGAGACGCCGTTCCTACCAGCATCTGTAACCTCCTGAGGGACTTCTCTCCCGGTGACGCACAGGGCCTCAGCCCCGCAACTCGAATCAAGCAAGGGAGTCATGAAGGCGCAATAGTTGCACCGATACCGCGCGCCGGCCGCCGACCGGCCGGAAACCGCAATCGCAGACCGAACGGGAACGCAGGAAAACCGGGAGGGCGACGATGACACGGAAGATGACTCCTCTGGCTGTCCTGGTGTCGGCTCTCTTGTTTGGGGCCGCCACGACCGCAAGCGCACAGGTGCCCACCGAGCAGCAACAGGACACCGCCATGGCCGGTCAGCAGGACACCGCTGCGGTCGGCCAGCCGGATCTACAGGGGCAGCAGCCGGGCATGCAAGGCCAGCAGCCGGGAATGCAGGGCCAGCAGCCCGCCCAGCAACCCGGGCAGCCGGTGCCATCCCAGGCGCCACAGCCCGATCTCCAGGACCCGAACGCGCCGACTCTGCAGCCGGACACGGGTGCCGAGCCGCTCGACGCGCAGGGAGCGGAGCAGGAACAGCGCGACATGCCGATACAGAAGGACATGTAACGGCGACCCTCGCGTCGGCTGTTCCGACGGGATGACACGAGGCGCGAGGCCCCCGGCAGCCAGGGGCCTTGCGCCACATACCTTCATCCATGGCTCGGCAACTGCGTAGCGCAAGGGCGATCACTCCTGCAGCTCGTTGCGCAAGGCGGTTGCCTCCGCCAGACCCGTGGCGATCTCCGGGACGACGATCCCCCGCTCCACATAGATTGGCAGCGCGGCGGCCCGCAATCGCGGCAGCGAGCGCGCAAAGACCAACGCTCCAAGCACACAGATCGAGCCCCCCAGGAACAGGGTCCACGGCACGCCGATTCGCGCGGCCAGGGCGCCTTCAGCGAGACTTCCAAATGGAGTGGTGCCGAGGATGGCCATGCCGTAGAAGGCCATCACCCGCCCTCGCATCTCCTCACGCACTAGCGTCTGCAGAATCGTGTTGCTGGATGCCGACTGGATCATCCATCCAGCGCCCACCAGAGTCAGGCAGAGCAGCGACAGCGGCAGCGAGCGAGATAGGGAGAAGGCGCACAGGCCCAGCCCGAACGTCGTCGCCGCGATCGGGA
Encoded here:
- a CDS encoding L,D-transpeptidase, with protein sequence MLVGTASRIVVLLVALPAAATAQLADPPPLLPGEVLGEVKLFDESLPPEPEDTLSSRVRAEAHAADGSRILISLRERLLLWMDGTDTLRIAPIAIGKGSRLHHEDQVWDFSTPRGVRRVVSKQENPAWVPPDWHYVELARDSGLVLLQLPADTGALLLDGSRLVVRGDRIGRAYPDGRFELLPADQEVAFGDTLFIPPHGTANRRIEGELGAYKLDLGDGYMIHGTPHKTSIGNASTHGCIRMRDGDLEFLYYRVPVGTAVYIY